Genomic window (Jeotgalibaca ciconiae):
GGTTAAACTTTCCCCATTTTCTTGACTACCACCGGGTAAGTCAAAACGATTTTTGTAAGGACCTGCATTTTTTCTAATACATAATAATTTTTCATTCTTAAGCGCAACACCGTACACCCCAAAATGTGTTGAATATTTCGTCATTTTTTTCCTCCTCGAATCAATTCGTATCGAAGTTTTGTTATGATATAATTATTATAAGGTAAAGAAGTTGGTAGGAGGGATTGTTTTGAAAAAAAATCGTTTATTAGTGGTGGGGTTACTTGCGCTATTTGTGACAGGATGTACGAATACCGATCAGGATGCAGACTCGTCCTCCGAGGTAATGAGTTCAGAGGTTAATTCTGAAAGTAGTTCGGAAGAAAGTTCATCAATGCCAGAATCTGAGGAATCTAGTTCAGAAGAAGAAACAGCATCAATCGGAGATTATTTCCCGTTTATGGAGAGTATTTATTCCTCTTATTTAGGTGATGGCATCGAGTATTCGTCTTATGAATTGTATCCACAATATATCGAAGAGAATCGGATCCAATATGTAGAAAAAAATAGTGGTACGAACATCGTGACTGTTTTGGAATATACGGATGGCCAATTAGTAGAGAAATTTGTACGACCTGAAACCTATTTCCGCGAAAATATGTTAGATAAAACGAGCGAAAATGCGGGAAATATTTTATTGCAAGAACCGCTAGAAGTGGGCAATAACTGGGAAAATCCATCTGGCGGGACAGTCGAAATTACAGCTGTTGATGTAGATGTTGAGACGCCGCTTGGTGTATTTCCATCAATCGAAGTTACCACTACTGAAGAAAATTCCATCAATATTCGCTACTATTCAATCGGCGTTGGCTTAGTAAAAGAAGTTGCGACTGATACAGAAGGTAGTTATGAAGTGACCTCTACTTTAGAAGAACAGACGGAAGAAACACCGGAAGCAGCTACAATCAAAGTATTCTTCCCAGATGCAAATGCGATGGGCATTGAGACAGCAGATGTTAGCGTAGCATTCTTTACGAATGACGTGACTCGCGAAACAATGACAGAATTATTGAGACAAGTTCCTGATGTCGAATATGGACGTTTGATTCCGGAAGATGCATCGATTAACAGTATGTACTTAAATGAAGACGGCAGAGTCTATGTAGATTTCTCACAAGAATTGGTGGCAAACATGAATGCTGGTAGTTCAGGTGAATCACTACTCCTACAAGGAATTGTCAATACAATCGGAACTTACTATGGCGTAGAAGAAGTGGTCTTAACGATTGAAGGAGCACCATATGAATCGGGCCACTACTCCATGCAAGAAGACGAATCCTTCAAGGTAGATATGGAAGGCGTAGCAGAATAGGATAAATAAATGCGAAAAGGCGGACTGTAATGGTCCGTCTTTTTTTGATTAATCCAAGGAGGACTTGTCCGTTTTCCTAAAGAGTAATGCGCTATTATTGCCTAGGTGATTTTTAATAAAAAACTGATTTGAACGTTCGTCAGAAAAATAAGTTGCAATTTTTTTCTGTTTGGGTAAATAATAGAGCAACGAATGAGGGTTAGGAAGAAGGATGAACATGCGGATTTTATTAGCAGAAGATGAAAAAGAGCTGGCGCGGGCTGTTCAAGTCATTCTGGAGAAGCAAGACTATTTGGTAGATGTCGTTCATGACGGGCAAGATGCCTATGATTATGCAAATTTAACTGAATATGACGGTATGATTTTTGATATTATGATGCCAAAAATTTCTGGCGTGGAAGTAGTGAAGAAACTTCGGGAAGAAGGATCTCAATCACCAATTTTATTATTAACTGCAAAATCGGCTGTCGAAGACCGGATTGATGGATTAGACAGCGGAGCAGATGATTATTTAACTAAGCCATTTTCTATGGGAGAACTCCTTGCGCGCGTACGCGCGATGACCCGACGTAAATCGATTTTTGTCGCGGACATTCTTTCCTTTGGTGATTTGAAATTAGACCGTGAAACCAGAACATTGTCCTGTAAAGACAAGGAAGTAAAGTTGGCGAATAAAGAATTCCAAATTATGGAACTATTGATTGAGAATCCGCACCGCCTCTTTTCGGCGGACCAGTTATTAGAAAAAATTTGGGGATTCGAATCGGATGTGGAAATGAACAGTATTTGGGTTCACATTAGTAACATGCGTAAAAAATTAGCGCTACTGCAGTCATCGGTTCGCATCGTTGCAACTCGTGGAGCAGGATATTCTCTGGAGGAAGGCAATGATTGAGAAGCTGCGATATAAATTTATTATTATCACAATGGGCTCTGTGTTTTTTGTGATGGCAGGAATTTTGCTGGCGTTGAATGGCTTCAACTATATCCATGCTCGTAATCGAGCGGATGAAGTATTAGAAGTTTTAGCAGAAAATGACGGTAGCTTCCCCCAATTGGAAGGACCCAGAAACAACTTTGGTCCAGGCAATGCAATTAATTCAGAGACACCATTCGAGACTCGTTTTTTTAAGGTGATCGCAAATGAAGAAGGAGAAATTCTTCAGATTGATACAAGCAGGGTTCGTTCCGTTGACTCCGAGCTAGCCCAATCTTATGGAGAAGCAGTACTTACAGGGGATAAAGAAAAAGGTTACCTGGATGATTTCCGCTATTGGAAGGTCATGCAAGAAGAGGGAACACAATTGCTTTTGTTTGTAGATAATTACCGAGAACTGGAAACTTTCCGATCTTTTTTGAGGAATTCTATTTTTATTGGCATAGCCAGTTTGATCATGATTTTGTTGTTGGTTGTTTTCTTTTCTAAAAAAATCGTTGCGCCTGTTCAAGAAAATCTGGATAAACAGAAGCGATTCATTACAGATGCAGGGCATGAAATCAAGACGCCACTATCGATTATTTCAGCGAATAATGATGTACAAGAATTGATAGACGGACAAAGTGAATGGACCCAAAGTACCCGAAATCAAATCGTGCGCCTTAATCGTCTAGTAGAAGAGATGTTGAGCCTTGCTCGTATGGAGGAAGGATCGTTTATACAAAAGATGGAAAGCATCGAGCTGAGTAAAGTTGTACGAGAAGAGATCACTCCTTTTCAACTGCTTT
Coding sequences:
- a CDS encoding GerMN domain-containing protein; translated protein: MKKNRLLVVGLLALFVTGCTNTDQDADSSSEVMSSEVNSESSSEESSSMPESEESSSEEETASIGDYFPFMESIYSSYLGDGIEYSSYELYPQYIEENRIQYVEKNSGTNIVTVLEYTDGQLVEKFVRPETYFRENMLDKTSENAGNILLQEPLEVGNNWENPSGGTVEITAVDVDVETPLGVFPSIEVTTTEENSINIRYYSIGVGLVKEVATDTEGSYEVTSTLEEQTEETPEAATIKVFFPDANAMGIETADVSVAFFTNDVTRETMTELLRQVPDVEYGRLIPEDASINSMYLNEDGRVYVDFSQELVANMNAGSSGESLLLQGIVNTIGTYYGVEEVVLTIEGAPYESGHYSMQEDESFKVDMEGVAE
- a CDS encoding response regulator transcription factor, with amino-acid sequence MRILLAEDEKELARAVQVILEKQDYLVDVVHDGQDAYDYANLTEYDGMIFDIMMPKISGVEVVKKLREEGSQSPILLLTAKSAVEDRIDGLDSGADDYLTKPFSMGELLARVRAMTRRKSIFVADILSFGDLKLDRETRTLSCKDKEVKLANKEFQIMELLIENPHRLFSADQLLEKIWGFESDVEMNSIWVHISNMRKKLALLQSSVRIVATRGAGYSLEEGND
- a CDS encoding sensor histidine kinase; its protein translation is MIEKLRYKFIIITMGSVFFVMAGILLALNGFNYIHARNRADEVLEVLAENDGSFPQLEGPRNNFGPGNAINSETPFETRFFKVIANEEGEILQIDTSRVRSVDSELAQSYGEAVLTGDKEKGYLDDFRYWKVMQEEGTQLLLFVDNYRELETFRSFLRNSIFIGIASLIMILLLVVFFSKKIVAPVQENLDKQKRFITDAGHEIKTPLSIISANNDVQELIDGQSEWTQSTRNQIVRLNRLVEEMLSLARMEEGSFIQKMESIELSKVVREEITPFQLLCEQEGISFSTSIEESIVIQGEKESLRKVCSILLDNAQKYVTEKGMIQVELKKEKKKVVLSVSNSVDSLPEKLDRLFDRFYRESESRNQRVGGYGIGLSLAQAIVGQHGGSIEASSPSSNQIQFDVRFPL